Proteins from a genomic interval of Micromonospora sp. NBC_00389:
- a CDS encoding PfkB family carbohydrate kinase yields MGYAVVLGEALVDLLDTERDGERVYRQAIGGGPLNVAVGVSRLGSAAQFVGSLGDDVLAGRIRAFLTALDVGLAGVVTVPAPTTLAVVTFAGPEPDFRFYGDPPSYSLLGPDDLDVALVEGADVLYCGSVVLLQPATLAAARRAWSLAPGLRVFDPNVRPRLLDGPAALAGLREVVAEFAAGAHLVKLSTADAELLYPGEPAEGVAAYLRELGAATVVVTLGAAGAVLAAAEADPVRVPAPKVDAIDATGAGDSVMAALIADLLLDGEPTDPAGWVERVAFALRVAGLVCESPGGATAMPTRADVQRRFGG; encoded by the coding sequence ATGGGATACGCGGTGGTGCTCGGCGAGGCGCTGGTCGACCTGCTCGACACCGAGCGCGACGGTGAGCGGGTCTACCGGCAGGCGATCGGCGGCGGACCGCTCAACGTCGCCGTCGGGGTGAGCCGGCTCGGTAGCGCGGCACAGTTCGTCGGGTCGCTCGGCGACGACGTGCTGGCCGGCCGGATCCGCGCCTTCCTGACCGCGCTCGACGTCGGGCTGGCCGGCGTGGTCACGGTGCCGGCGCCGACCACGCTCGCGGTGGTCACCTTCGCCGGCCCGGAGCCCGACTTCCGCTTCTACGGCGACCCGCCCTCCTACAGCCTGCTCGGCCCGGACGATCTGGACGTGGCGCTGGTGGAGGGCGCCGACGTGCTCTACTGCGGGTCGGTCGTGCTGCTCCAGCCCGCCACGCTGGCCGCCGCCCGGCGTGCCTGGTCGCTCGCCCCCGGGCTGCGGGTCTTCGACCCGAACGTGCGCCCCCGACTGCTGGACGGGCCGGCCGCGTTGGCCGGGCTGCGCGAGGTGGTGGCCGAGTTCGCCGCCGGCGCGCACCTGGTCAAGCTGAGCACCGCCGACGCCGAGCTGCTCTACCCGGGCGAGCCGGCCGAGGGGGTGGCCGCGTACCTGCGGGAGCTCGGCGCCGCCACGGTGGTGGTGACGCTCGGCGCGGCCGGCGCGGTGCTCGCCGCCGCCGAGGCGGATCCGGTACGCGTGCCAGCGCCGAAGGTGGACGCCATCGACGCCACCGGCGCCGGCGACTCGGTGATGGCCGCGTTGATCGCCGACCTGCTCCTCGACGGCGAACCGACCGACCCGGCGGGCTGGGTCGAGCGGGTGGCGTTCGCGTTACGGGTGGCCGGCCTGGTCTGCGAGTCCCCGGGCGGGGCCACCGCCATGCCCACCCGCGCCGACGTCCAGCGCCGCTTCGGGGGTTAG
- a CDS encoding phosphatase PAP2 family protein, producing MAVVTDPQPPARTDPPASPDGGRRRVVAMSIWAVAFVAAWLGIGLPTDPAYAFVWIWLGTIAWNSDRPWRSHLRFARDWVPVVLLLAAYNLSRGFADNGATPHAMELIVADRFMFGWATGGEVPTIWLQEHLYHPQVQWYDVAASWVYFSHFVVAFAAAAVLWLRDRHRWAAYMRRWGFLCAAGLATYFLYPAAPPWWAAQNGLLTEVARISTRGWREFGMHGAGNVLNAGQIASNPVAAMPSLHTAWALFVVLFFLRTTRRHWWPLLFAYPLAMTFTLVYSGEHYVIDVLVGWAYVGLTFLVVGLAERGWAAVRARRAGSGGPPPEIAGPDGAAGLPEPDRSDSEKSAPVGPSTTDQPPVPVDR from the coding sequence ATGGCCGTCGTGACTGACCCCCAGCCCCCCGCCCGGACCGACCCACCCGCGTCCCCCGACGGGGGCCGTCGGCGCGTGGTCGCCATGTCGATCTGGGCGGTCGCCTTCGTGGCCGCCTGGCTGGGCATCGGTCTACCCACCGACCCCGCGTACGCCTTCGTGTGGATCTGGTTGGGGACCATCGCCTGGAACAGTGACCGGCCGTGGCGCAGTCACCTGCGCTTCGCCCGGGACTGGGTGCCGGTGGTGCTGCTGCTTGCCGCGTACAACCTCTCCCGGGGGTTCGCCGACAACGGGGCCACCCCGCACGCGATGGAGCTGATCGTCGCCGACCGGTTCATGTTCGGCTGGGCCACCGGCGGTGAGGTGCCCACCATCTGGTTGCAGGAGCACCTCTACCACCCGCAGGTGCAGTGGTACGACGTCGCGGCAAGCTGGGTGTACTTCTCGCACTTCGTGGTGGCGTTTGCCGCCGCCGCGGTGCTGTGGCTGCGTGACCGGCACCGCTGGGCGGCGTACATGCGGCGGTGGGGTTTCCTCTGCGCCGCAGGCCTGGCCACCTACTTCCTCTACCCGGCCGCCCCGCCCTGGTGGGCCGCGCAGAACGGGCTGCTCACCGAGGTGGCCCGGATCTCCACCCGGGGCTGGAGGGAATTCGGCATGCACGGCGCCGGCAACGTGCTCAACGCCGGCCAGATCGCCTCGAACCCGGTCGCCGCGATGCCGTCGCTGCACACCGCCTGGGCATTGTTCGTGGTGCTGTTCTTCCTGCGCACCACCCGCCGCCACTGGTGGCCGCTGCTGTTCGCGTACCCGCTGGCCATGACCTTCACCCTGGTCTACTCGGGTGAGCACTACGTGATCGACGTGCTGGTCGGCTGGGCGTACGTCGGGCTGACGTTCCTGGTGGTCGGCCTGGCCGAGCGCGGGTGGGCGGCGGTGCGGGCCCGTCGCGCGGGGTCCGGGGGACCGCCGCCGGAGATCGCCGGCCCCGACGGCGCCGCCGGACTGCCGGAGCCGGACCGGTCGGACAGCGAGAAGTCGGCACCGGTCGGGCCGAGCACCACCGACCAGCCCCCGGTACCCGTCGACCGCTGA
- a CDS encoding XdhC family protein gives MPEVFDEVHRRCRAGEAVALATVVATWRSAPQPPGATMLVATDGTVTGSVSGGCVEADLYERAHRVLDTGVPELIRYGVSDDDAYAVGLTCGGVLDVFVERIEPDALAELDAVAVARRAGQPAAVVTCVAADDGEVPGDGGDLPGAVPGDPAGRLGRRLVLTGDQVTGSLGAERLDAAATADALGLLATGHSGMLRYGYHGQRRGTGLSLFVAVHATPPRMIVFGAIDFAAAVARIGAFLGYRVTVCDARPVFATARRFPEADEVVVQWPHRYLGAELDAGRVDGRTVVCVLTHDPKFDVPLLALALRHRLAYVGAMGSRRTHDERHKRLREAGLDAAQLARLASPIGLDLGGRTPEETAVSVAAQIVAGRWGGTGHPLTALAGPIHHPV, from the coding sequence GTGCCGGAGGTGTTCGACGAGGTGCACCGCCGATGCCGGGCCGGCGAGGCGGTCGCCCTGGCCACCGTCGTTGCCACCTGGCGGTCCGCGCCACAGCCGCCCGGCGCCACCATGCTGGTGGCGACCGACGGCACGGTCACCGGCAGCGTCTCCGGCGGCTGCGTGGAGGCTGACCTCTACGAACGGGCCCACCGCGTGCTCGACACCGGCGTACCCGAGCTGATCCGCTACGGCGTCAGCGACGACGACGCGTACGCCGTGGGCCTGACCTGCGGCGGGGTGCTCGACGTGTTCGTGGAGCGGATCGAACCCGACGCCCTCGCGGAGTTGGACGCAGTCGCCGTCGCGCGCCGGGCCGGCCAACCGGCGGCGGTGGTCACCTGCGTGGCGGCCGACGACGGCGAGGTGCCGGGCGACGGCGGCGACCTGCCGGGCGCGGTGCCGGGCGACCCGGCGGGGCGGCTGGGCCGGCGGCTCGTGCTGACCGGGGACCAGGTGACCGGCTCGCTCGGCGCCGAGCGGCTGGACGCCGCCGCCACCGCCGACGCCCTCGGGCTGCTCGCCACCGGGCACAGCGGAATGCTCCGGTACGGGTATCACGGGCAGCGCCGGGGCACCGGCCTCAGCCTGTTCGTGGCCGTCCACGCCACCCCGCCCCGGATGATCGTTTTCGGTGCGATCGACTTCGCCGCCGCGGTGGCCCGGATCGGCGCGTTCCTCGGCTACCGGGTGACCGTCTGCGACGCCCGGCCGGTCTTCGCCACCGCTCGACGGTTTCCGGAGGCGGACGAGGTGGTGGTGCAGTGGCCGCACCGCTACCTGGGGGCGGAGCTGGACGCCGGCCGGGTCGACGGACGGACCGTCGTCTGCGTGCTGACCCACGACCCGAAGTTCGACGTGCCGCTGCTGGCGCTGGCGCTGCGCCACCGGCTGGCGTACGTCGGCGCGATGGGGTCACGACGCACCCACGACGAGCGGCACAAGCGACTGCGCGAGGCGGGTCTCGATGCGGCGCAGCTCGCCCGGCTCGCCTCGCCGATCGGGCTGGACCTCGGCGGGCGTACCCCGGAGGAGACCGCGGTGAGCGTGGCCGCCCAGATCGTGGCGGGCCGCTGGGGCGGGACCGGCCACCCGCTGACAGCACTCGCCGGGCCGATCCACCACCCGGTATAG
- a CDS encoding MBL fold metallo-hydrolase, whose product MTIDVVEVADRVHVLREPLLRVNVTLVVGDDEALLVDTLSSAGQATTLAAAVRAITDRPLTLVNTHHHYDHCFGNAVLAGDPPRPVYAHELAAAALREQPERLRREAYEELREEHPALAAELADTPLLAPTHTVHTETALEVGGRRVLLRHPGRGHTDADLVVHVPDADVLVAGDLVEQSGPPAFEDSYPLQWPDAVADLLRLTTAGTVVVPGHGDPVDVEFVRAQHAELAKLAWLIRAAHTGGAPPERVAAEAPFGARAALTAARRGYTELNGTA is encoded by the coding sequence GTGACCATCGATGTCGTCGAGGTCGCCGACCGGGTGCACGTGCTGCGCGAGCCGTTGCTGCGGGTCAACGTCACTCTCGTCGTCGGCGACGACGAGGCGCTGCTGGTCGACACCCTCTCCTCGGCCGGCCAGGCCACCACGCTGGCCGCCGCCGTCCGGGCGATCACCGACCGTCCGCTGACCCTGGTCAACACCCACCACCACTACGACCACTGCTTCGGCAACGCCGTTCTGGCCGGCGACCCACCCCGCCCGGTGTACGCGCACGAGCTGGCCGCCGCTGCCCTGCGCGAGCAGCCGGAGCGGCTGCGCCGGGAGGCGTACGAGGAGTTGCGTGAGGAGCACCCCGCGCTCGCCGCCGAGCTGGCCGACACCCCACTGCTCGCCCCGACGCACACCGTGCACACCGAGACGGCGCTGGAGGTGGGCGGCCGGCGAGTGCTGCTGCGTCACCCGGGGCGGGGCCACACCGACGCCGACCTGGTGGTGCACGTACCCGACGCGGACGTGCTGGTCGCCGGGGACCTGGTGGAGCAGAGCGGCCCGCCCGCCTTCGAGGACTCGTACCCGCTGCAGTGGCCGGACGCGGTCGCGGACCTGCTCCGGCTGACCACCGCAGGCACAGTGGTGGTGCCGGGCCACGGCGACCCGGTGGACGTCGAGTTCGTCCGCGCCCAGCACGCCGAGCTGGCGAAGCTGGCCTGGCTGATCCGGGCCGCGCACACCGGCGGCGCACCACCGGAACGAGTCGCCGCCGAGGCACCCTTCGGCGCCCGCGCCGCCCTGACTGCCGCCCGCCGCGGCTACACCGAACTCAACGGCACCGCCTAA
- a CDS encoding (2Fe-2S)-binding protein gives MEVHLHINGESRTTTVEPRVSLLDALRDRLELTGTKKGCNQGACGACTVWVDGRRVLACLTLAITCESREVTTIEGLADGDTLHPMQRAFLDCDAFQCGYCTPGQIMSAVALLAEGHASDDTEIREWMSGNICRCAAYPHIRTAIRRIRDGGGADAAR, from the coding sequence GTGGAGGTCCACCTGCACATCAACGGGGAGAGTCGGACGACGACCGTGGAGCCACGGGTCAGCCTGCTCGACGCCCTCCGCGACCGGCTCGAACTGACCGGCACCAAGAAGGGCTGCAACCAGGGCGCCTGCGGCGCGTGCACGGTGTGGGTCGACGGTCGCCGGGTGCTGGCCTGCCTGACCCTGGCGATCACCTGCGAGAGCCGCGAGGTGACCACCATCGAAGGGCTGGCCGACGGAGACACCCTGCACCCGATGCAGCGGGCCTTCCTGGACTGCGACGCGTTCCAGTGTGGGTACTGCACCCCCGGGCAGATCATGTCCGCGGTGGCGCTGCTGGCCGAGGGGCATGCCAGCGACGACACGGAGATCCGGGAGTGGATGAGCGGCAACATCTGCCGCTGCGCCGCGTACCCGCACATCCGCACGGCGATCCGCCGGATCCGCGACGGAGGCGGCGCCGATGCGGCCCGTTAG
- a CDS encoding thioesterase family protein — protein MQEQPEPAFAPGLTARVELTVTDADTAWAVGSGDVPVLGTPRVVALAEAATVAATAPAMPPGSTTVGTRVELEHLAPTVVGRTVQAQALLAAVDGRRLSFEITVSDGDETVARGRVDRILVNRQRFVDRAGRAS, from the coding sequence ATGCAGGAGCAGCCCGAGCCGGCCTTCGCGCCGGGTCTGACCGCCCGGGTCGAGTTGACCGTCACGGACGCGGACACCGCCTGGGCGGTCGGTTCCGGGGACGTACCGGTCCTGGGCACTCCCCGGGTGGTCGCGCTGGCCGAGGCGGCGACCGTCGCGGCGACGGCGCCCGCGATGCCGCCCGGTTCGACCACCGTGGGAACGCGGGTCGAGCTGGAGCACCTGGCGCCGACCGTGGTCGGCCGGACCGTCCAGGCACAGGCACTGCTGGCCGCGGTGGACGGCCGCCGGCTGTCGTTCGAGATCACCGTCAGCGACGGTGACGAGACGGTGGCCCGAGGCCGGGTGGACCGGATCCTGGTGAACCGGCAGCGCTTCGTCGACCGTGCCGGGCGGGCATCGTGA
- a CDS encoding FAD binding domain-containing protein, with amino-acid sequence MRPVSYSRVFDVGTAIGAVSSDPESAFLAGGTTQVDLLRIYVEQPRRLVDINDLPLNRVEELPDGGLRLGGLARMSDVAQEPELVRRYPMVAESLLLGASPQLRNMATMGGNLLQRVRCGYFRDTEAACNKRLPGSGCSALEGINRGHAVLGTSDHCIATHPSDLAVALVALDAVVRTEGPGGARSIPIDDFFLLPGQTPEREHPLTHGELVTGIDLPPAPVAATSRYIKIRDRESYEFALASVAVAIAVDGGRITEVRLALGGVATKPWRARAAERELDGAPATTESFTRAAAAELAPAVSHGMNAFKIELARRTMVRALEQMTQREGPA; translated from the coding sequence ATGCGGCCCGTTAGCTATTCCCGGGTCTTCGACGTCGGCACCGCCATCGGCGCGGTGAGCTCCGACCCGGAGAGCGCCTTCCTGGCCGGCGGCACCACCCAGGTCGACCTGCTGCGCATCTACGTCGAGCAGCCGCGCCGCCTCGTCGACATCAACGACCTGCCGCTGAACCGGGTCGAGGAGTTGCCCGACGGCGGGCTGCGGCTCGGCGGGCTGGCTCGGATGAGCGACGTGGCTCAGGAGCCGGAGCTGGTCCGGCGCTACCCGATGGTCGCCGAGTCGCTGCTGCTCGGCGCCTCCCCGCAACTGCGCAACATGGCCACCATGGGCGGCAACCTGCTGCAACGGGTGCGGTGCGGCTACTTCCGCGACACCGAGGCGGCCTGCAACAAGCGCCTGCCCGGTAGCGGGTGCAGCGCGTTGGAGGGCATCAACCGGGGGCATGCGGTCCTCGGCACCAGCGACCACTGCATCGCCACCCATCCGTCCGACCTGGCCGTGGCGCTGGTCGCGCTGGACGCCGTGGTGCGGACCGAGGGGCCGGGCGGTGCGCGGAGCATCCCCATCGACGACTTCTTCCTGCTGCCCGGTCAGACCCCGGAGCGGGAACACCCGTTGACCCACGGCGAGTTGGTGACCGGCATCGACCTGCCACCGGCACCGGTGGCGGCCACCTCCCGCTACATCAAGATCCGCGACCGTGAGTCGTACGAGTTCGCGCTCGCCTCGGTCGCGGTGGCCATCGCGGTCGACGGCGGCCGGATCACCGAGGTCCGGCTGGCCCTGGGCGGGGTGGCCACCAAACCGTGGCGGGCACGGGCGGCCGAGCGGGAGCTCGATGGCGCTCCGGCGACCACCGAGTCGTTCACCCGGGCCGCGGCGGCCGAGCTGGCACCGGCGGTGTCGCACGGCATGAACGCCTTCAAGATCGAGCTGGCTCGGCGGACCATGGTCCGGGCTCTGGAGCAAATGACCCAGCGGGAGGGACCGGCATGA